The proteins below come from a single Benincasa hispida cultivar B227 chromosome 4, ASM972705v1, whole genome shotgun sequence genomic window:
- the LOC120076542 gene encoding uncharacterized protein LOC120076542: protein MGSMKDEQFAMFEEKVKRTVYVDNLSPHVTEPVLRTALDQFGTVVSVHFIPNYTEPINTSQCALVEMKDLKEAKSVISVIAQFPFMMSGMPRPVRARPAEVEMFDDRPVKPGRKISFTWLEKDDPDFEVAKKMKLLTRKHVAEAAFLLKHHLAEEEKLAKQQQEALKGNYKKYEIVESVMADGTARRLAKRYNMRVSDD, encoded by the exons ATGGGATCAATGAAGGATGAACAATTTGCCATGTTTGAGGAGAAGGTAAAACGGACGGTCTATGTTGATAATCTCTCTCCCCATGTAACTGAGCCTGTTTTGAGAACTGCTTTAGATCAGTTTGGGACTGTTGTCAGTGTCCATTTTATTCCAAACTACACGGAGCCAATTAATACCTCTCAATGTGCTCTAGTGGAGATGAAGGATTTGAAGGAGGCGAAATCTGTCATCTCCGTGATAGCTCAGTTCCCTTTCATGATGTCTGGAATGCCGAGACCGGTGAGGGCGCGCCCTGCCGAAGTAGAAATGTTTGATGATCGCCCTGTCAAGCCTGGTAGGAAGATTAGCTTTACCTGGCTGGAAAAGGATGATCCTGATTTTGAAGTGGCCAAGAAAATGAAGCTTCTTACTCGGAAACATGTGGCTGAAGCTGCATTCTTGTTGAAG CATCATTTGGCGGAAGAGGAGAAGCTTGCAAAGCAGCAACAAGAAGCACTGAAAGGAAACTACAAAAAATATGAGATTGTAGAAAGTGTAATGGCTGATGGAACTGCCCGCAGGTTAGCAAAACGTTATAATATGCGAGTTTCAGATGATTAA